The proteins below are encoded in one region of Drosophila santomea strain STO CAGO 1482 chromosome 2R, Prin_Dsan_1.1, whole genome shotgun sequence:
- the LOC120445152 gene encoding sodium channel protein 60E isoform X4: protein MSDDQATSNDEKAVAKHQVVAYTQRSQVKHENRHIQLVREYGFHPRTKASVEDGDVLPRKFEPFPEHMYGKPLEEIDTFIYEETFCVVSKRFRKNYIHRFTGTKSLFLFYPWSPARRVCVYIATNQFFDYCVMATILFNCIFLAMTETVEEAEYIFLAIYSIEMVIKIIAKGFLLNKYTYLRNPWNWLDFVVITSGYATIGMEVGNLAGLRTFRVLRALKTVSIMPGLKTIINALLHSFRQLAEVMTLTIFCLMVFALFALQVYMGELRNKCVRQVPTDWTNVSHTDWQIWVNDTDNWLYDEDELPVLCGNLTGARHCPFEYVCLCVGENPNHGYTNFDNFMWSMLTTFQLITLDYWENVYNMVLATCGPMSVSFFTVVVFFGSFYLINLMLAVVALSYEEEAEITNEERKKDLLDHRDDSTFSFDPSVLNVKKLNKNNKKKIDSRKGVLLASYSKKKTRRKKTKGGKEGGTNGNGNGSNGDDHKSHSATPSPGPSPRHSATECPTALTIQAQKQYQQMEQHKLAKSSTGGSNSAMAPTPKGRISFQDTGMGVKNPNMLYPSDYKGQLIASSRQPSSNSSGVNRESSQDDSGVVDDHEEQDTNNDLGHVSTVELALSPREVRLIKCNGNIARIKNHNVYALHQEFSSEVVVIDDLPDRNCDRCVHWCTDYESWLQFQNCLYKVVRDPLFELAITLCIVLNTAFLAMEHHGMSETFRNALDVGNKVFTSIFTFECIVKLMALSKDFFLCGWNIFDLLIVTASLLDIIFELVDGLSVLRGLRLLRVLKLAQSWTTMKVLLSIIISTIGALGNLTLILVIVIYIFAVIGMQLFSKDYTPEKFDPDPVPRWNFNDFFHSFMMIFRILCGEWIEPLWDCMRAEEEQGASTCFAIFLPTLVMGNFMVLNLFLALLLNSFNSEELKSKKEEVGEESKLARSIERVRDLIRKKRQERKDRKERKFAEKFQQIVLDAQQAHAQTHSHQAAVGLERGDKPSALAETKFHRLSYQESMNRPVSGSDFGFQIPLHDGLHTIVDGLEYEDTEDLPEQIQLQAHPLPPTSDSMPPTYESAMLAAAAGSFSSVNGNGNSQNLTPFVQAERRLQHQISSGVSTQQNDSREEATYTESIELRLLGQYNSTDTDPYANDQRSGCGSFNRGDSLQDNSSRRYGSEEHDEAYLKYQKSLLTRSPSYRKSLDRLSQSSGQSQRSLLKSEEAEMRRHYSGQSLNSIYIEQDELLSQQGNLREELLNCDQKELFQFLQEEEELHKGTNLNRISNVMRSRRPSSQMGQPDNEALVEHSEFDNIIQSFEKELEEIKRSTTSLERKLSNLSEPSPAADEATKAIMEHIAIITGASERSAADEVVLPLNPYDSYDLSSVPRRSQSVSAAAQRQSVKLKRRSLEKQRKIDEDFSISNEIRKICDQIHAPFVAMEAMAVAATSASQATQPNQSPFLRRKVDPFTVQFDRFKRLSLIERVEEVPEEEKPISTLRIESEKMPRKFLHGHDQLRLDSLSLKSTNSYENLLIQKQKLGMAAPPAVPATPPTSLKSSIEPPTLAQISSLKTTPPLAALTEHQQHFHATSIQAAPTHAHAHAHAHAHAHSQAHAHSMAGQRRRQEHPQSTLDKAASFQSARTESHSSGAADTSSALALAMAQKTEQSQSTAPEATQKPSAFTRLTEKPWHCLVSYVDDLTVGGRRNSQGAYNDPMTFPSYGATKPAKVPDDCFPQKCYDHFYFRCPWFMSCMDTQSAKHWTRVRTAVLTVVDTPAFEWFVLVLIFASSITLCFEDINLDKNKTLKRVLYWINFSFCLIFVVEMILKWLALGFSKYFTSFWTILDFIIVFVSVFSLLIEENENLKVLRSLRTLRALRPLRAISRWQGMRIVVNALMYAIPSIFNVLLVCLVFWLIFSIMGVQFFGGKFFKCVNEMGELLPITEVNDKWDCIEQNYTWINSKITFDHVGMGYLALLQVATFEGWMEVMADAVDARGVDLQPQREANLYAYIYFVIFIVCGSFFTLNLFIGVIIDNFNMLKKKYEGGVLEMFLTESQKHYYTAMKKLGRKKPQKVIKRPINHFLAMFYDLSNSRRFEIAIFVLIFLNMLTMGIEHYDQPHAVFFILEVSNAFFTTVFGLEAIVKIVGLRYHYFTVPWNVFDFLLVLASIFGILMEDIMIDLPISPTLLRVVRVFRIGRILRLIKAAKGIRKLLFALVVSLPALFNIGALLGLITFIYAILGMSLFGHVKLQGALDDMVNFQTFGRSMQLLFRLMTSAGWNDVLESLMIQPPDCDPFIHGQTNGDCGHPLLAITYFTSFIIISYMIVINMYIAIILENFNQAHQEEEIGIVEDDLEMFYIRWSKYDPHATQFIHFSQLSDFIASLDPPLGISKPNNVALVSFNLPISKGNKIHCLDILHALVKHVLGHVEETDNFKQLQEQMDVKFKKQFPTRKELEIVSSTRIWKRQEKAAKTIQTGWKEYLRRKREKERSNSGDSATQTSSPGGWQSKLSALNFFHLQVSRRGTACSSRASSRKSSRASDASDLSELAGPWLNLPLMLVSGADEVVKDIKLQNDELGKRKSSCISLNYESLLADMVTAVLRSGSQPSGLNYLAAMNNTTNTTSTSASASTSGTASSTATATAPATGCGPAATSASDSDRHQAVGGGSAPSRKRASSFIRKKPPLERGLSAQSALRVNKNAFVSEAPAPEVIVTRPSPEQQTHPHPHSLSLRPDNATLVHVLVHRESEEYKEEDEGSPSSSSPGNGNGFGIGLDMLGKQPPPQIRITTGSVESSMDTCAMPTVQIMVDSPKDPPRGDFSSAPIDDVGAPIDVNVQGDTSQVFYDYDPEKATDDQVSGQEEAAQCESLPDRQR from the exons CCTTCTGTGTGGTATCCAAGCGGTTCCGGAAGAACTACATCCATCGCTTTACGGGAACCAAGAGCCTCTTCCTCTTCTACCCATGGAGCCCAGCAAGGCGCGTTTGCGTCTACATCGCCACCAACCAGTTCTTCGACTACTGCGTCATGGCCACCATCCTGTTCAACTGCATCTTCCTGGCCATGACGGAGACCGTGGAGGAGGCGGAGTACATCTTTCTGGCCATATACTCCATCGAAATGGTCATCAAGATTATTGCCAAGGGATTTCTGCTCAACAAGTACACGTATCTGCGCAACCCGTGGAACTGGCTGGACTTCGTGGTCATTACCAGTGGCTACGCCACCATCGGCATGGAGGTGGGCAACCTGGCGGGGCTGCGCACTTTCCGCGTGCTGCGCGCCCTCAAGACGGTGTCCATCATGCCCGGATTGAAGACGATCATCAACGCGTTGCTGCACTCCTTCCGCCAGCTGGCGGAGGTCATGACATTGACCATCTTCTGTCTGATGGTCTTCGCGCTCTTTGCCCTCCAGGTCTACATGGGCGAGCTGCGCAATAAGTGCGTGCGCCAGGTTCCCACCGACTGGACGAACGTCTCTCACACAGACTGGCAGAT CTGGGTCAACGACACCGACAACTGGCTGTATGACGAGGATGAACTGCCCGTGCTGTGTGGTAACTTAACTGGAGCCCGCCATTGTCCCTTCGAGTACGTGTGCCTCTGCGTAGGCGAGAATCCCAATCACGGCTACACCAACTTTGACAACTTTATGTGGTCCATGCTGACGACTTTTCAGCTGATCACGCTCGACTATTGGGAAAATGTGTACAACATG GTGCTGGCAACATGCGGTCCCATGAGCGTCTCCTTCTTTACGGTGGTGGTTTTCTTTGGCTCGTTTTATCTAATCAACCTGATGCTGGCTGTAGTGGCGTTAAGTTACGAGGAGGAAGCAGAGATCACGAACGAG GAACGCAAGAAGGATCTATTGGACCACCGGGACGACTCCACTTTCAGCTTCGATCCCTCGGTGCTTAACGTAAAAAAACTGAACAAGAATAACAAAAAGAAGATCGACTCACGGAAGGGAGTGCTCTTGGCATCGTACAGCAAGAAGAAAACGAGacgaaaaaaaaccaaagggGGGAAAGAAGGTGGCACCAACGGCAATGGGAACGGCAGCAACGGGGACGACCATAAATCCCATTCGGCCACCCCCAGTCCTGGACCAAGTCCCCGCCACAGCGCAACCGAATGCCCGACGGCACTTACTATCCAAGCTCAAAAACAATACCAGCAGATGGAGCAGCACAAGCTGGCCAAATCAAGCACTGGCGGCAGCAACTCTGCAATGGCCCCCACGCCCAAGGGGCGCATCAGCTTCCAGGACACCGGAATGGGCGTAAAGAACCCCAATATGCTTTACCCCTCGGACTACAAAGGGCAGCTCATCGCCAGCAGCCGCCAGCCTAGCTCCAACTCAAGCGGCGTAAATCGCGAGTCCTCGCAGGACGACTCTGGGGTAGTGGACGATCACGAGGAACAAGATACGAACAACGACTTGGGACACGTTTCCACTGTTGAGCTGGCCCTTTCCCCACGCGAGGTACGCCTTATTAAGTGCAATGGAAACATTGCACGGATCAAGAACCACAATGTGTACGCCCTGCACCAGGAATTCTCTTCGGAGGTGGTGGTGATCg ATGACCTACCCGACCGAAACTGTGATCGTTGCGTTCATTGGTGCACCGACTACGAAAGCTGGCTACAGTTTCAAAACTGCCTATACAAAGTGGTGAGGGATCCTCTTTTCGAGCTGGCCATCACACTTTGCATCGTGTTGAACACCGCCTTTTTGGCCATGGAACACCACGGGATGAGTGAAACCTTTCGCAACGCACTGGATGTGGGAAACAAA GTCTTTACGTCCATCTTCACGTTTGAGTGCATTGTGAAGCTAATGGCTCTGTCTAAAGATTTCTTTCTTTGCGGATGGAACATTTTCGACCTCCTTATCGTTACTGCGAGCCTGCTGGATATAATATTCGAGTTGGTCGATGGCTTGAGTGTCTTGCGTGGCTTGCGACTG CTAAGGGTATTAAAGTTGGCCCAATCGTGGACTACAATGAAGGTGCTGCTTAGCATTATAATCTCGACGATCGGCGCCCTTGGCAACCTCACGCTCATTTTAGTCATAGTCATCTACATATTTGCTGTCATCGGCATGCAGTTGTTCTCCAAAGACTATACGCCCGAGAAATTCGATCCAGATCCTGTGCCAAG ATGGAATTTCAATGACTTCTTTCACTCGTTTATGATGATCTTTCGCATTCTGTGCGGCGAATGGATCGAGCCTCTCTGGGATTGCATGCGAGCCGAAGAGGAG CAAGGAGCCTCCACCTGCTTTGCCATATTTCTGCCGACGCTCGTGATGGGAAACTTCATGGTGCTTAACTTGTTCTTGGCCTTGTTGCTCAACAGCTTTAACTCCGAGGAGCTCAAGTCGAAAAAAGAG GAAGTGGGCGAGGAGTCCAAGTTGGCGAGGAGCATCGAACGGGTGCGCGACCTGATTCGCAAGAAGCGGCAAGAGCGCAAGGATCGCAAGGAGCGAAAGTTTGCGGAGAAGTTCCAGCAGATCGTACTGGATGCCCAGCAGGCGCATGCTCAGACTCACTCCCACCAGGCTGCAGTCGGTTTGGAGAGAGGCGACAAGCCCAGTGCGCTGGCGGAAACCAAGTTTCATAGATTGAGCTATCAG GAATCTATGAATCGCCCAGTTTCCGGCTCCGACTTTGGCTTCCAGATTCCCCTGCACGACGGCTTGCATACGATAGTCGATGGCTTAGAGTATGAGGACACAGAAGACTTGCCAGAGCAGATCCAGCTGCAAGCGCAtccactgccacccacttcGGACTCGATGCCTCCTACCTATGAGAGTGCAATGCTGGCCGCCGCTGCGGGCTCATTTTCCTCTGTCAATGGAAACGGAAACAGTCAAAATCTAACGCCATTCGTACAAGCCGAGCGCCGGCTGCAGCACCAAATCTCCTCGGGAGTGAGCACCCAGCAGAACGATTCACGCGAGGAGGCTACCTACACAGAATCAATCGAGCTGCGTCTGCTGGGCCAGTACAACTCAACGGATACGGACCCGTACGCTAACGACCAACGGAGCGGCTGTGGTTCCTTCAACCGAGGCGACTCACTGCAGGACAACTCCTCGCGGCGGTACGGAAGCGAAGAGCACGATGAGGCCTATCTGAAGTACCAGAAGTCCCTGCTGACGCGATCTCCTAGTTACCGAAAGTCACTGGATCGCCTATCCCAATCTAGTGGGCAGTCTCAGCGCTCATTGCTCAAGTCGGAGGAGGCTGAGATGCGGAGGCATTATAGCGGCCAGTCCCTGAACTCCATATATATCGAACAGGATGAACTGCTGTCTCAGCAGGGCAATTTGCGAGAGGAACTGCTCAATTGCGACCAAAAGGAACTATTTCAGTTCCTGCAGGAGGAAGAGGAACTGCATAAGGGGACCAACCTGAACCGCATCTCAAATGTAATGAGGTCCCGACGACCCTCTAGTCAGATGGGACAGCCAGATAACGAAGCATTGGTGGAGCACTCTGAGTTTGACAACATTATTCAGAGTTTTGAGAAAGAACTAGAAGAGATCAAGCGATCCACCACATCGTTGGAGCGCAAACTTTCCAACCTTTCAGAGCCCTCTCCGGCAGCCGATGAAGCCACTAAAGCCATTATGGAGCACATTGCTATCATTACAGGCGCCTCCGAGCGCTCTGCCGCCGACGAGGTAGTGCTCCCCCTGAACCCATACGACAGTTATGATCTGTCCAGCGTACCACGACGTTCGCAATCCGTCAGCGCAGCCGCTCAGCGCCAGTCCGTGAAACTAAAGCGACGCAGCCTGGAGAAACAGCGCAAGATCGATGAGGACTTTAGCATCTCAAATGAGATACGCAAAATCTGTGATCAAATCCACGCCCCCTTCGTGGCCATGGAAGCAATGGCAGTCGCAGCCACCAGCGCCAGCCAGGCGACCCAACCTAATCAATCACCCTTTCTCAGGCGAAAGGTCGATCCGTTCACAGTGCAGTTCGATCGCTTCAAGCGCCTTTCCCTTATAGAGCGCGTGGAGGAAGTACCCGAGGAGGAGAAGCCTATCTCGACGCTACGCATTGAGTCGGAGAAGATGCCGCGCAAGTTTCTGCACGGTCACGACCAGCTGCGTCTGGACAGCCTCTCTCTGAAGAGCACGAACTCGTACGAAAACCTCCTGATCCAGAAACAGAAGCTGGGCATGGCCGCGCCCCCCGCCGTTCCTGCTACTCCGCCTACCTCCTTGAAATCGAGCATCGAGCCACCGACACTGGCGCAAATTTCATCGCTGAAAACCACCCCGCCGCTGGCTGCTCTCACCGAGCATCAGCAGCACTTTCATGCCACAAGCATTCAGGCAGCACCCACTCACGCTCACGCCCacgcccatgcccatgcccatgcccactCTCAGGCACATGCTCACTCAATGGCTGGGCAGCGGCGACGCCAGGAGCATCCACAATCGACGCTAGACAAAGCCGCATCCTTCCAGTCCGCGCGCACCGAGTCGCACAGCTCGGGAGCGGCAGACACGAGCTCAGCCCTGGCTCTGGCCATGGCCCAAAAGACTGAGCAGTCGCAGTCGACGGCGCCAGAGGCCACCCAGAAGCCGTCTGCATTTACGCGACTGACCGAAAAACCATGGCATTGTTTGGTTTCCTACGTAGACGATCTCACTGTCGGTGGGAGACGTAACTCGCAGGGAGCTTACAATGATCCCATGACTTTTCCGAGCTACGGGGCCACAAAGCCCGCCAAGGTGCCTGACGACTGTTTCCCCCAGAAGTGCTACGATCA TTTCTACTTTCGCTGCCCCTGGTTCATGAGCTGCATGGACACGCAGAGCGCCAAGCACTGGACGCGCGTGAGGACGGCTGTCTTGACGGTTGTCGATACTCCGGCCTTTGAGTGGTTTGTGTTGGTGCTGATCTTTGCGTCAAGTATCACGCTCTGCTTCGAGGACATTAACCTGGACAAGAACAAAACGCTAAAAAGAGTGCTATACTGGATTAACTTCTCCTTCTGTCTGATATTCGTCGTGGAAATGATTCTCAAGTGGCTGGCCCTGGGATTTTCCAAGTACTTTACCAGCTTCTGGACCATACTTGATTTCATCATAGTGTTT GTATCAGTTTTCTCGCTGCTTATTGAAGAGAATGAGAACCTGAAGGTCCTAAGATCGCTGCGCACCTTACGAGCTTTGCGTCCGCTGAGAGCCATCTCTCG GTGGCAAGGAATGCGGATTGTAGTAAACGCTCTCATGTATGCAATACCATCAATTTTCAATGTACTTTtggtttgtttggttttttggttgaTCTTCTCAATAATGGGTGTTCAGTTCTTTGGTGGTAAATTTTTTAAGTGCGTTAATGAGATGGGCGAGCTACTGCCGATTACT GAGGTGAACGACAAGTGGGACTGCATCGAACAGAACTACACGTGGATTAACTCTAAGATTACATTCGACCACGTGGGAATGGGCTATCTGGCCCTGCTGCAAGTGGCGACCTTCGAGGGCTGGATGGAGGTAATGGCCGACGCGGTGGATGCTCGTGGAGTGGATCTGCAACCGCAGCGGGAAGCCAACCTATATgcgtatatttattttgttatatttattgtGTGCGGATCGTTCTTTACACTGAATCTGTTCATTGGAGTTATTATTGATAACTTTAACATGCTTAAGAAGAAG TATGAAGGAGGAGTGTTGGAAATGTTTCTCACCGAATCTCAAAAACACTATTACACGGCTATGAAAAAATTGGGACGAAAGAAACCACAGAAAGTTATTAAGCGACctataaatcattttttagCTATGTTTTATGATTTATCCAATTCGAGAAG GTTCGAGATCGCGATCTTTGTACTGATTTTCCTAAATATGCTTACAATGGGCATCGAGCACTACGATCAGCCGCATGCAGTCTTCTTCATTCTGGAAGTGAGCAACGCCTTTTTCACCACTGTATTTGGTCTAG AAGCCATTGTGAAGATTGTCGGTCTGCGCTACCACTACTTCACAGTGCCATGGAACGTGTTCGACTTCCTTCTGGTGCTGGCCTCCATCTTCGGAATTCTGATGGAAGACATCATGATAGACCTGCCCATTAGTCCGACGTTACTTCGGGTGGTCCGCGTCTTCCGCATCGGGCGTATCTTGAGGTTAATCAAGGCCGCCAAGGGGATCAGGAAGTTGCTATTCGCTCTCGTAGTGTCCCTGCCCGCCCTCTTTAACATCGGGGCACTGCTAGGCCTTATCACCTTTATCTACGCCATTCTGGGCATGTCGCTGTTCGGACATGTCAAGCTCCAAGGTGCCCTCGATGACATGGTAAACTTCCAGACCTTCGGGCGCAGCATGCAGCTGCTGTTCCGGTTGATGACATCAGCCGGGTGGAACGACGTCCTTGAGTCCCTGATGATACAGCCGCCCGACTGCGACCCATTTATCCATGGACAGACGAACGGCGACTGCGGACACCCGCTACTAGCCATTACCTACTTCACGagcttcatcatcatcagctaTATGATAGTGATCAACATGTACATTGCCATCATCCTGGAAAACTTCAATCAGGCGCACCAGGAAGAGGAGATCGGCATCGTCGAGGACGATCTGGAAATGTTTTACATTCGCTGGTCAAA ATACGATCCACATGCCACCCAATTTATACACTTCTCGCAACTGTCCGATTTTATTGCCTCTCTCGATCCACCATTGGGCATCTCGAAGCCCAATAATGTCGCTTTAGTGTCATTTAATCTGCCCATTTCTAAGGGTAATAAAATACACTGTCTCGACATTTTGCACGCGCTCGTTAAGCACGTGCTAGGTCATGTCGAGGAGACCGATAACTTCAAACAGTTGCAGGAACAAATGGATGTCAAGTTCAAGAAACAGTTTCCAACGCGCAAAGAATTGGAAATTGTTTCGTCGACGCGGATCTGGAAGCGCCAGGAAAAGGCGGCCAAGACCATTCAAACGGGCTGGAAGGAATATTTGCG GCGCAAGCGGGAAAAGGAACGCTCCAATTCTGGGGACAGCGCCACTCAAACCTCCAGCCCTGGCGGATGGCAATCAAAACTTTCTGCCCTAAACTTCTTCCATCTTCAG GTGAGTCGTCGAGGCACCGCCTGCTCCAGTCGAGCCTCGTCTCGGAAATCGTCGCGTGCCTCGGATGCATCCGATCTCAGCGAACTAGCTGGACCCTGGTTGAACCTGCCTCTGATGCTCGTCTCAGGTGCCGACGAAGTGGTCAAGGACATCAAACTGCAAAACGACGAGCTGGGCAAACG CAAATCCTCTTGTATCTCCCTAAACTATGAGTCCCTGCTCGCAGACATGGTCACTGCCGTTCTCAGAAGTGGCTCGCAGCCTAGTGGCTTGAATTACCTAG CCGCAATGAACAACACGACCAACACCACCTCaacctccgcctccgcctccaccTCCGGCACGgcctcctccaccgccaccgccaccgccccAGCCACTGGGTGTGGCCCAGCAGCCACCTCCGCCTCCGACAGCGACCGACACCAGGCGGTGGGGGGTGGGTCGGCTCCTTCACGTAAGCGCGCCTCTAGTTTCATTCGCAAGAAACCGCCCCTAGAAAGAGGTTTGTCAGCACAAAGCGCTTTAAGAGTAAACAAGAACGCTTTTGTCT CCGAGGCGCCAGCCCCCGAGGTGATCGTCACCAGGCCATCGCCGGAGCAGCAGacgcatccgcatccgcactCGCTGAGCCTGCGTCCGGACAACGCAACCCTGGTCCACGTACTGGTACACCGCGAGAGCGAGGAGTAcaaggaggaggatgagggCAGCCCGTCCTCGTCCTCGCCCGGCAACGGAAATGGTTTTGGTATTGGCCTGGACATGCTTGGCAAGCAGCCGCCGCCTCAGATACGCATCACAACGGGTTCGGTAGAGAGCTCAATGGACACTTGCGCGATGCCCACAGTGCAGATAATGGTGGACAGTCCGAAGGATCCGCCACGCGGCGATTTCAGCTCAGCACCGATTGATGATGTGGGTGCGCCAATCGATGTGAATGTCCAGGGCGATACCTCGCAGGTGTTTTACGACTACGATCCTGAGAAGGCCACCGATGACCAAGTGAGTGGACAGGAGGAGGCAGCGCAGTGCGAATCACTTCCAGACAGACAGAGATGA